tttctaaatataaaattctaatttctcTTCTCAGTTCAgttttgctatttttatttgattgtttatgataatttagtGTATCTGATTTTCTGTTAAATTGAaagtgtataattttatttcttatatttgatctttataagtttatttttaaatttattttattatattatatatcctATTGAACTATTaatatcaaagaaaaacagtgaattgttttttcttttaaaaaaaataggttgttaagtatattaatattatttttaaaatattaataattatttatgatataaatatgGCATCACTGGTCCGACCATGATTGACCCGATGGTTGAACCAGTAACCCGTGACccacttaatttttcaattcgaTGAACAGTTTGGAtttcaaaacattaaaatagagtcactatttgaaaaaaaaaaaaattattttatcaaccCTTAAACTATCTCATTTGACATTTGGGCACAAAAAAGATAGACAGTCActtgcaatattttgttattaaaattatatttagtacgtCTAATGCAGAAAtacaagtttataaatttatctacTAGTACacagtaattttattaacatcgtatatgaataaaatttgaaatcaaattaattgatatattttattgtagagGGTATTAAATGaagatataatattattaatagttaagggtatttttgtccaTTCTTATTTAGTTTAAAGGTGAGAAGGGGGTAAGTGAAGATTTATTTAGTTTACGGGGGTAATTGATGAGGGTGGCATACTTTAGGGGTacaatgtatttaaccctattaattaattagttacaattttattttattattaaaaagacatttcaataataattgttttttttataaaaaaaaaaaaagaatagttgGAGTCGTTAACTTGCTGGAAAAGAAAtcgcaataaaaaaaattacaaacatttTTTTGGAGCAATACGTCGATTgaatcaatacattaatatgacTAAAAACAATAGTAAGTTACAtcgattcaattaatatatcaatatgactaataacagtaataaattataataactcataCAAAAAAACGATAATATACCAAGATATTTGGTAGGACTCGAATTTATGaccttaaatttatttataaaattttaattttagatttaaccAATCGACTAAGACATCAcgtgaatatattttatgcacTATTTGcaaccttttttattttgcactttgtgcaaagattttttgtttaatattatttttattaagggtaaaatacactttgcctCTGAACTACTTCTGATATAACATTTATCccctaaattaacaaatataacacttaccCTATTGGTTGAACAAAAATGCCCCTCCTactttgaataaatatattgttctcaatatattttagtattttgcacattaaatcatcctcaaattattttttaattatttttatttaataaaaaagaatttaaattaaaaatagagtatcaattaatatgtgctttttcttaaagaaaatgacaaatatatacttaaccaaaagttaaaaacttaattttattgtctaaaaaagtaaatagttaataacttaattttattatctaattaataaattattttcatgattttttttgttcgcattcattacttaactttaagtttgtaaaatataataaaacttaaacTATTTTGTTggctaattatatattattttattataataaagatatttttttcaattaagaaaaaattaattaatcttaaaatgcaaaattgttagaaaaataaggataatattatctaaaaatttaattataaggataagtattaaatttattaatttaaaggacaaatattacatcaaaaataatttaggggcaaaatgcaatttacccttttattaaataagcCTAGATCAGGCCTTGTACGACATATCGTTCATACATGTGCATTAAATGGAATTTAGAGtaaaggatgaaatagaaaGGAATTGGATTTCCTTTCCGTGATGCCAAACAGTCCCTAAATAGACTGTAGTCGTCGATGCCATGTCTTATTTACTTCATTTCCAAgcgaaaaatatatctaaatcTTATTAAACCCCCACTCTCTCTCCCGCCCTCACCACCGTCACTTCTCCACGCGCCACCACCGCCCCTGAAACCTCAGTTGTCCCCAGATCCCTAATTCAGCTGAAACACACACTAATACACCTCCGGAAACACGCACAATGTCTTACAGCGACACCATCCCTCTGCATCCCAGCTCTCAATCGGACATCGACGAGATCGAGAACCTCATCAATTCCAGCCACTCCTCCGTTCTCCCTGCTCGCCCTCCTTCCCCTCCACGCGCCTCCATCCCCATCTCCTCTACCCCCCCACCTCCTCCGGCCTTCATCCCCTCCTCCCCCTCCCGCCGTTCACAAACCCACCCCTGTTCCCTCTGTCATACCAACCGTTCCGGCCGCCGCGGCTCCTAAGCCCCCTACACATGGATCCACCAGCGGCAGCGGCAGTATTGGGGTAACCGGTTTCGGGTCGGCCCCGAATACACTGACGGAGCCTGTTTGGGATACCGTCAAGAGGGATTTGTCGAGGATTGTCAGCAATTTGAAGCTGGTTGTTTTCCCCAATCCTTACAGGGAGGATCCGGGGAAGGCATTGAGGGATTGGGATCTCTGGGgaccctttttctttattgttttccTTGGCCTTACTCTCTCATGGTCTGCTTCCGTTAAGAAGGTAAGCTGGAGATTCATTTGATACAATTCATAACACACTTGCACTGATTTATCATGTAtcattatgataatatatgtAACTGGGATTGAGGTTATGTTCATGTTGGCTGGTTCTGATTGGAAATGAACTTTGgtagttgataaaaaaaaaagccctGTTTTATCTGCATGTGTTAAAGGTATATGAAAGCTTTATGAAGTCTTTTAGAGAAGTTTGGGACGGATCATCTTAGATTGGTAATTGGATAGATCTTATATCTGTACTTGCGGAATGCTCTTGCATTAATGTTGACGTGGTGATATTTCTTGAATCTCCTCAGCAAATTATTGCCTCAATGGAAGAAATTGAGAGGAACTAGGAATGCAAGTAAACATGGGACTTGATCCTAGAAACATCATGAAGTGGAAACTTATGTCATTGGTGATCAACCTTCATCATCTTTTATGGCTTGGTAAAAAGTGTTTGACTAGAGACATAGAAACTAAGACTGGAAATCAAACTAAGGTTCTAACAATAAGGTGAGCGCATCTCATTAAGACTTGATTAGTGTATGTCATGGCACAAATATGGCAAGATTCTAATGGTTGTGAAAAAAATCGGTTGCTTGATTTTGGCCTACCCTTTTTTTGGTACATATGGTTTGATGATAATAGAAAACTCAAACTTTTGAGAGGTGTGCTTTTGTTTACTGCATACTTCCAATATTTATCTGCATGTACACATATTACATTATTTCCTGGTTCACTTTTTCCttgggaaaaaagaaaggattaTGGAGAATTTTGTGTTTACTAGTAGATACATTTGCTAGTTGAATTGAGTTTATATAACTTGccacttttttgttttgtttttggtgtTTTCTGTTTAATTTCCAGTGTCTTACGGTTAATTTATGGTTGATGGCTATCTATCTGATTTAACTAAGTTATCTTTACTTGATTTACTGAGAATTTTCTGTAATCATGAGGCCATGAATTAGGTAAAAGTTATTGTTCAATTGAGCTAGTAAAATGAGTATAATCTTGAGTCAAGGTTGGAATTTATGTCGTCTATGTGGTGGTTTATTTGTAGTTTACTGGAGTTGGTCTTGAGAACCATAGGCTCATGGGCAACGTTGGCATCCAACTTTaatgttggaaaaatataatggtCACTTCAATCAACATTGGCAATGTGATTGAGTTTGCAGGACACATTCTTCAGTATTAAGATCACTGGTTATCGAAANNNNNNNNNNCTGGTGAAGAAGTCACTCTGGAAATCATTCTCTGTTCAAGTCTTAATTTTGGAATTGCCTACAAGGAACATTAGTATGAGGCGAATTTGTATTCTAGtgaatcttttaatttatgtcATTAGTCACAAGACGGATGGAAGTTGAAAGAAATCACAATTATTTTGAAGAATGAGCCTAAGAGATCGAgatattcattagttattttgAATTGTTGATTCTTTTAAGGTATCTAGGTGGGGAATGTTTTGTAAAGAACATATGTAGATTGAACTTTTTTGCAGTGAACAATTATGGTAGAAGATTGATTAAAGATGGTAATACTGGAAAAACTTATATTTGTATGCTAATGGTTTCATATTTCTTTGTACTCCATTCCAAGGGCATTTACATGAAGTCTTTAGGGGGTTTGGTGATGTAATGCTGGCTGGGGTTATTATCTGTCTTAGCTAAATGAAGgcacaattatttaaataatgtaaaaaaataaaaaaaatatgaaactgGTGTGCTTTGGAAATGTTAAAAAGTAGGCCGAATTGCCTTCACAAATCGTGGTTCTGCCAATTTAAAAACATCTAAAACCACTGCAAGTGCAAGTAGTTGTCTGCATGCGTCAAATGAATCACTGCCACTGCCAACGGTGGCAACGGTTCTGACACTTTAGAAACCGATGCTAATGGTAGCGGTTTGTATACGACCCGTGAACAAGGGATGGACATCACCATGccttataaatattcatgCATGGGGAGGATCACGTgcattttttgagaaaaaaattgacaaagtgAAAAAATCGGTTTCAGTtggggaaaagaaaatatatttagagtataattatgattaattttggtCCACATGATACAAGTGTGTTGTACGGTCAGGCAAATTATCGATCTGAAGATGTGCTTGGAGCCTAGGACACAAATTTACATGCTCCACGTGGCGatatttccttctttttctttttttggttcttCAGTTGATCCACATCAAGTCCTTGTTCTATAGGTGTTGCAGAACATGGTTAGCCTAGGGGATTATCCAATGCAGTCATGTTGAGATTGACACAGACCTTATAACTGCGTTAGTCGTGAGATGACGCCCCGACACCTATACTTTCCATTTCCCAATTGGTAAGGCGACTGTCACACTTCATGGCATTGCAGTCATGTAGGCCTTTCCATTTGAaggtaattttattacaagaGTAGATTCCAAGTGAACTATTGAACAGTGGCAAGATTATTGCTATCAAATGGTTAGGGTTCCGCCTAGATGAGGATTGCATTAGATATTTCCGAATAAAACTCACTGTATTTGCACTCTGGAGGAGGTATTCCAAGAGGCACGATGAGTGATAGCCCACATGAGAGATTATGAAACCATGCCCAATCTTCCCCATTGCGTCCTCGTCCATCAAGTGAATGCAGACGTTTTTAACTTACATTTGGGTTCGGGGAATGTCTTGAATTATGCCAAACTGATGAAAAATCCATTCCAGGTGATGCATCTCCACAATGGCATAGTGATTACCTCCTCCAGAGGGTTATCGCTTCGCTATCGCTTGTGTGGCCAAGCAAGTGTTCATGTAATGAAGTGATTTTAATTCGGGAGTATCTAATGTAATCCTCATCTGGGCGAAACTCTAACCATTGATAGCAATAATCTTGCCACTGTTTAGTAGTCCACTTCGAATCTACTCCTTACCTTCAATCAGGAAATATAAAGTATGGATTTCGGATCGCCATCTCTTGACTAACGCAGTAATAAGGTATGCGTTAATCTTTGCATGTGCCACATTGGATATAACCCCTTTAAAAACTCATGTTCTACAAGTGGCGGGGGACCAGCTAAAGTAAAATATCGCCACATCGGACATGTAAAGTTGTGTCTTGGGCTCAGGGCACATCTTCATATCGAAGATTTGCCTGACCGTACAACACATTTATATCACGTGGACCAAAATTAGTCATAATTCTACTCTAAATGTAATTCTTTTACCCTCTttgaaaacaatttttttgcgTTGAACAATTCCTTctctaaaattacatgtagTCCTCTACAtacatgaatatttataagggATAATGATGTCTACCCTTCGTTCAAATTTGTTCACAGGTGAAAAGACTCGTGAACTTTACAGAACCACTACCACCGACTTCGGTTCTGAAGTTTGAGAACCGCGGCTATTGGCAACAGTTGATTTGATGTGTGCATGCGTCAAATCAACAGACAACCGCCTGTGCCTACACTTGCCAATTGTTTTagatgtttattattattttttttaaaaattttactaaaccGTGATTTGTAAAGGCGGTTCTGCCTATTTTCTTAACATTCCCCTAGGCACACTAATTTCGTAttcttttacattatttaaataattttaccccaAATGAACTGGTAATGGCAGTGGAAATTTAACTTCTTTTGCATGTTCAAATTGGAACTGGTCATATCATTTCTCTTTGAATAAACAAGCACGGATATCATTATATGCTTGaatcttctttttctgcagTGCACCACCTGATGCTGCAGTTAACCTGGCAATGCTACTAGATTGATGCTTTATAAGCAAACATGGATATTGTACTGGGTTGTTTATTCATCCTTTCAAGTTTTGGGTGAAAAATGCCACAACTTTAGATAAATGTATTCCATCACTCAAATACCTTGGTTGAATTGGAATAAAGGTTTAGGTGAAAGTTGAAGGTTTGAAGCATTAGCCTTTGTTGGTGGAAAGTGATGGCTTCTCGGTTGTCTACACTTTAAATGCTCTTTGGAATTATATCTACCTACAAAAGTGTAAGCATATGAACCCACCACTTAAAACCCAAAGAACAAAATGCTGAATGCTCGAGAACCACCCTTGCAATCCAAGGTTTTTGCTAATCAATCTGGGGCCACAGTTTACTGCGATAAAGACATAGGCTACAAGGGGAGGGAAGATTGTGATTTCATCCCACAtgaattatgattaattgacTAGCTTTTAGTTCAGAAGCTGAAGAATCTAGGTCCAGTCGGTCCATGAAACCGATATGCCTATAAATATCTTGATAATTGGAGTGCCCTTTagtcaatatattatttgctGCACAGTAGGTCATATGTGACATTTCATGAGTTCCAGTTCTTTGTGTTTAGGTTACATTGACTTGCAAGAAGGATGCTTCCTATTGAAAATGGAATCAGTAATCAGCCGAAAGCTGAATGTTTACTTCTGTTGGTAGAATTAGAGGAAAGGAAGCCATAGATGGTTGGAAAGTTATACTTTGTTAATCATCCAAATATTGGACATGAAATCATGTTGCCCATAATTTCTTGCATGCATCCTGCAGCTTATGTGAAGTTCTGTTTTTGGCTAAtcgttttcttttatatatgttatattgcTTTCCAGTCCGAAGTTTTTGCTGTTGCATTTGCGCTGCTCGCAGCAGGTGCTGTAATTTTGACTTTGAATGTGTTGCTGCTGGTaattcctctctctctctctctctctctctctctctctctctctctctcNNNNNNNNNNNNctctctctctctctctctctctctctctctctctctctctctctctctctcacatatGCACACACGGACCCACAGAGACCAGAGCTAGCTCCTGCATACATGTATACACTTAGCACAGCCCAGTTCCCCTGTTCATTTGGACAAACTATTGTTGCATTTTTAGAAACTGAAATCATGAGTTCTCGAAAATGAAATGATACATACCCTTCTTTTAATTAAGATTTCCGTCTATGTTCTAGGGTGGCCACATCATCTTCTTCCAGAGCCTCAGTCTTCTTGGTTACTGTCTATTCCCTCTGGATGTTGGTGCCCTGATTTGCATGTTAAAAGacaatgtaataattaaagtgGTTGTCGTAGCCGTGACATTGGCTTGGAGCTCATGGGCTGCATACCCCTTCATGAGTACTGCTGTCAACCCAGGAAGGAAAGCTCTTGCACTCTATCCCGTCTTACTCATGTACGTCTCTGTGGGTTTCCTCATCATCGCCATCGACTGAAGAATCAATGATGGTTG
The window above is part of the Sesamum indicum cultivar Zhongzhi No. 13 linkage group LG2, S_indicum_v1.0, whole genome shotgun sequence genome. Proteins encoded here:
- the LOC105155685 gene encoding LOW QUALITY PROTEIN: protein YIPF6 homolog (The sequence of the model RefSeq protein was modified relative to this genomic sequence to represent the inferred CDS: inserted 2 bases in 1 codon); this encodes MSYSDTIPLHPSSQSDIDEIENLINSSHSSVLPARPPSPPRASIPISSTPPPPPXPSSPPPPPAVHKPTPVPSVIPTVPAAAAPKPPTHGSTSGSGSIGVTGFGSAPNTLTEPVWDTVKRDLSRIVSNLKLVVFPNPYREDPGKALRDWDLWGPFFFIVFLGLTLSWSASVKKSEVFAVAFALLAAGAVILTLNVLLLGGHIIFFQSLSLLGYCLFPLDVGALICMLKDNVIIKVVVVAVTLAWSSWAAYPFMSTAVNPGRKALALYPVLLMYVSVGFLIIAID